The Glycine soja cultivar W05 chromosome 6, ASM419377v2, whole genome shotgun sequence genome has a window encoding:
- the LOC114416966 gene encoding mitochondrial import receptor subunit TOM9-2-like encodes MASRRGGVSLPDRPSKNSSSVLTNISCSSIVTRGKEAASDAAFIAKKLLRSTGKVAWITDTTFLFLVVPLIVKMDREQQLNDLELQ; translated from the coding sequence ATGGCGTCCCGAAGAGGTGGAGTCTCACTCCCAGACAGACCTAGCAAGAACTCAAGCTCCGTCCTCACGAATATCTCATGCTCCTCCATCGTCACCCGCGGCAAGGAAGCCGCCAGCGACGCCGCATTCATCGCCAAGAAGCTCCTCCGCAGCACCGGCAAGGTCGCGTGGATCACCGACACcaccttcctcttcctcgttgtTCCTCTCATTGTCAAGATGGACCGTGAGCAGCAGCTCAATGACCTCGAGCTCCAGTAA